The proteins below are encoded in one region of Campylobacter rectus:
- a CDS encoding Fur family transcriptional regulator: MNYMELLKNRGLKATPQRLSVLKILDSHTHPTIDELYDEICAENPSVSLATVYKNLNMLKDEGLVVEVNMPNQKVRYDIFSRPHIHVVCESCGRVEDYDFCEALSEYKENLERKLGNLIEKMNVLVTVKNCKNCRH; this comes from the coding sequence ATGAACTATATGGAACTTCTCAAAAATCGCGGCCTCAAAGCCACCCCGCAACGCCTCAGCGTGCTAAAGATCCTCGACAGCCACACGCACCCGACGATCGACGAGCTCTACGACGAGATCTGCGCCGAAAATCCGTCGGTATCGCTCGCAACGGTCTATAAAAATCTAAATATGCTAAAGGACGAAGGGCTTGTCGTCGAGGTCAATATGCCCAACCAAAAAGTGCGCTACGACATATTTAGCCGCCCGCATATCCACGTCGTATGCGAGAGTTGCGGGCGCGTGGAGGACTATGATTTTTGCGAGGCGCTAAGCGAGTACAAGGAAAATCTGGAGAGAAAGCTAGGCAATCTCATCGAAAAGATGAACGTGCTAGTGACCGTAAAAAACTGCAAAAACTGCCGTCACTAG
- the dxs gene encoding 1-deoxy-D-xylulose-5-phosphate synthase, whose product MDVKSMNAEELEALCGKLRDKILQTVSANGGHLSSNIGAVELIVAMHYVFDAAKDPFIFDVSHQSYAHKLITGRWDKFDTLRKFGGISGYTKPSESKYDYFIAGHSSTSISLAVGASKAIKLKGEDRIPVAFIGDGSMSAGIAYEALNELGDIKNPCVVILNDNEMSISKPIGAFSNYLSQMMAGPLYQKFKSRVERFLSYMPDGAAYMARRMEEGIRLITPGMFFEELGLEYIGPVNGHDVKALIEAFSVAKGMKKPVVVHAQTLKGKGYEKAEGHLASWHGVSPFDLQSGEAIKKSAAKSATALFAENLLELASEHENIVGVTAAMPTGTGIDALMERFPDRFWDVAIAEQHAVASMAAMAKEGFKPFIAIYSTFLQRAFDQVVHDCAIMNLNVVFAMDRAGIVGEDGETHQGAFDVSYLNLIPNLTIFAPRCADSFRLAMRYAYAHEGPCAFRYPRGAFALAQGEFEARELKLGKGEILVEGGGEAAFIAYGNAVGKANAARKILLEKTDGKFDPSLIDLVFVKPLDSELLQEIARRHKIWYVFSDTAKKGGVGEILAAFLQERRIFDVRIVSFEFDDAFIPHGATADVEKALGIDAASICDKILAKSSD is encoded by the coding sequence ATAGACGTAAAATCGATGAACGCAGAAGAGCTCGAGGCGCTTTGCGGGAAGCTGCGGGATAAAATTTTACAAACCGTCAGCGCAAACGGCGGGCATCTGAGCTCAAACATCGGCGCAGTCGAGCTTATCGTCGCGATGCACTATGTTTTCGACGCCGCAAAAGATCCGTTTATATTTGACGTTAGCCACCAAAGCTACGCGCACAAGCTAATCACCGGACGTTGGGATAAATTTGACACGCTTAGAAAATTCGGCGGTATCAGCGGCTACACCAAGCCCTCCGAGAGCAAATACGACTACTTTATCGCCGGACACAGCTCCACCTCGATCTCGCTAGCAGTGGGCGCGTCAAAGGCGATCAAGCTAAAGGGTGAGGATCGCATCCCTGTGGCATTTATCGGCGACGGCTCGATGAGCGCGGGTATCGCATACGAGGCGCTAAACGAGCTGGGCGATATCAAAAACCCTTGCGTCGTCATCCTAAACGACAACGAAATGAGTATCAGCAAGCCCATCGGCGCCTTTAGCAACTACCTCTCGCAGATGATGGCGGGGCCGCTGTATCAGAAGTTTAAAAGCCGCGTCGAGCGATTTTTGAGCTATATGCCCGACGGCGCCGCATATATGGCGCGCAGGATGGAGGAGGGCATTAGGCTGATTACGCCCGGGATGTTTTTCGAGGAGCTTGGGCTTGAGTATATCGGCCCCGTAAACGGCCACGACGTGAAGGCGCTCATTGAGGCTTTTAGCGTCGCAAAAGGTATGAAAAAGCCCGTCGTCGTGCACGCGCAGACGTTAAAGGGCAAGGGTTATGAAAAGGCCGAGGGGCATCTAGCCAGCTGGCACGGCGTGAGCCCGTTTGATCTGCAAAGCGGCGAGGCTATCAAAAAATCGGCCGCCAAATCGGCCACTGCGCTTTTTGCGGAAAATTTGCTTGAGCTAGCGAGCGAACACGAAAATATCGTCGGGGTCACCGCCGCGATGCCTACGGGCACGGGTATAGACGCTCTGATGGAGAGATTTCCCGATAGGTTTTGGGACGTCGCGATCGCCGAGCAGCACGCCGTCGCCTCGATGGCCGCGATGGCGAAGGAAGGCTTTAAGCCCTTTATCGCGATTTATTCGACCTTTTTGCAGCGGGCGTTTGACCAGGTCGTGCACGACTGTGCGATCATGAATCTAAACGTCGTCTTTGCGATGGACCGCGCGGGTATCGTCGGCGAGGACGGCGAGACGCATCAGGGCGCTTTTGACGTGAGCTATCTAAATTTGATCCCGAATCTGACGATTTTCGCGCCTCGTTGCGCCGATAGTTTTAGGCTCGCGATGCGCTATGCTTACGCTCACGAGGGGCCTTGCGCTTTTCGCTATCCGCGCGGAGCTTTTGCGCTGGCGCAGGGCGAATTTGAGGCGAGAGAGCTAAAGCTCGGCAAGGGCGAGATTTTGGTCGAGGGCGGCGGCGAAGCGGCCTTTATCGCTTACGGCAACGCCGTTGGCAAGGCAAATGCCGCGCGCAAAATTTTACTGGAAAAAACGGACGGTAAATTTGACCCAAGCCTTATTGATCTAGTATTTGTTAAGCCGCTTGATAGCGAACTTTTGCAAGAGATCGCCCGCAGGCATAAAATTTGGTACGTCTTTTCCGATACCGCAAAAAAGGGCGGCGTAGGCGAGATTTTGGCTGCGTTTTTACAGGAGCGGCGCATTTTTGACGTGCGCATCGTTAGCTTTGAGTTTGACGACGCCTTTATCCCGCACGGCGCTACGGCGGATGTCGAAAAGGCTCTTGGTATCGATGCGGCGAGCATTTGCGATAAAATTTTAGCCAAGTCTTCGGATTAA
- the fliH gene encoding flagellar assembly protein FliH has translation MKSSVITNERSKEHFVENYRFKILGQEKRSEETHVSQESEPRRVPEHHQERVLNGEQDSSNLSEEKEQGAHLKSESSFIEELLKRTDEMSGSMIKLQMQIENQENEFAKRLESETRRAKEDGIKQGADEAAAKFDEELRALESRYLGSINKLEEQAAKFENLIASSEAQLPATAVEIAKEVVKKEISLNSANIAAAICKELFSEIKDAKEVQIKVNPKDYEFIKENFSGQNVKISADEAISAGGAIVLSDAGNLEGTIEARLEKIKKIIR, from the coding sequence ATGAAAAGCAGCGTAATAACAAACGAGCGCTCAAAAGAGCACTTCGTAGAAAACTATCGGTTTAAAATTTTAGGTCAGGAAAAAAGAAGCGAAGAGACGCACGTTTCACAAGAGAGCGAGCCTCGCCGCGTGCCGGAGCATCACCAAGAGCGCGTCTTAAACGGCGAGCAAGATAGCTCAAATTTAAGCGAAGAAAAAGAGCAAGGCGCGCATTTGAAGTCCGAATCAAGCTTCATCGAAGAGCTGCTAAAGCGTACCGACGAGATGAGCGGCAGTATGATAAAGCTGCAAATGCAAATCGAAAATCAAGAAAACGAATTCGCCAAACGCCTAGAGAGCGAAACCCGGCGCGCCAAAGAGGACGGCATAAAGCAGGGCGCAGATGAGGCGGCGGCTAAATTTGACGAGGAGCTAAGGGCGCTTGAGAGCAGATATCTCGGCTCGATAAATAAGCTAGAGGAGCAAGCGGCTAAATTTGAAAACCTCATCGCGTCTAGCGAAGCGCAGCTACCCGCCACCGCAGTCGAGATCGCAAAAGAGGTCGTGAAAAAGGAGATTTCGCTAAATTCGGCAAACATCGCTGCGGCTATTTGCAAGGAGCTTTTTAGCGAGATAAAAGACGCTAAAGAGGTGCAGATAAAAGTAAATCCGAAGGATTATGAGTTTATCAAAGAAAATTTCTCCGGGCAAAACGTCAAAATCTCCGCCGACGAAGCCATCAGCGCGGGCGGAGCGATAGTGCTAAGCGACGCGGGCAACCTCGAGGGCACGATCGAAGCCAGACTAGAAAAAATCAAAAAGATAATAAGGTAA
- the fliG gene encoding flagellar motor switch protein FliG, with translation MATKLNEQQKMMYDDLSMPEKVAILLIQLGEDVTTLLFSHMEVDVITEISRYIATAKSMDKSVAAAILEEFYALMQSNQYMRSGGLEYAKEILYRTFGPETAQKILDKLAKSMESSKSFGYLTKVKPQQLADFIMTEHPQTIALILAHMDSTSAAETLSYFNDELRSEVVVRMANLGDISPSIIKRVSTVLEGKLESLTSYKVEVGGPRAVAEVLNRLGQKASKATIEYIEDVDDKLATTIKELMFTFEDINTLNQAAIREILKNVDKKDLMVALKGSGDALKEKFLSSMSQRASEAFKEEMQFLGAVRVKDVEEAQRRIVEQVQALAEGGAFQIGEADEMIE, from the coding sequence ATGGCAACAAAGCTAAACGAACAGCAAAAGATGATGTATGACGACCTTTCGATGCCCGAAAAGGTCGCTATTTTGCTTATCCAGCTGGGCGAAGATGTCACGACTCTGCTTTTTTCGCATATGGAAGTGGACGTCATAACCGAAATTTCGCGCTATATAGCCACCGCAAAGAGTATGGATAAAAGCGTAGCGGCCGCTATTTTGGAAGAATTTTACGCTCTCATGCAGTCAAACCAATATATGAGAAGCGGCGGTTTAGAATACGCGAAAGAAATTTTATATCGCACCTTCGGTCCGGAAACCGCGCAAAAGATCCTCGATAAACTCGCAAAAAGTATGGAGAGCTCAAAGAGTTTCGGATATCTTACCAAGGTCAAGCCTCAGCAGCTTGCGGATTTTATTATGACCGAGCACCCTCAGACTATCGCGCTTATTTTGGCGCATATGGACTCGACCAGCGCAGCTGAGACGCTTTCGTATTTTAACGACGAACTTAGAAGCGAGGTCGTCGTGAGGATGGCAAATTTAGGCGACATCAGCCCCTCTATCATCAAGCGCGTTTCAACGGTACTCGAGGGCAAGCTAGAGAGCCTCACGTCCTACAAGGTCGAAGTCGGCGGACCAAGAGCCGTGGCGGAGGTGCTAAATCGCCTCGGTCAAAAAGCGTCAAAAGCCACGATCGAATACATCGAAGACGTCGATGACAAGCTCGCTACGACGATCAAAGAGCTTATGTTTACATTTGAGGATATCAACACCCTTAACCAAGCTGCCATCCGCGAGATACTTAAAAACGTCGATAAAAAAGACCTCATGGTCGCGCTAAAAGGCAGCGGCGACGCGCTCAAGGAGAAATTCCTCTCCAGTATGTCTCAGCGCGCCAGCGAAGCGTTTAAAGAGGAGATGCAGTTTTTGGGCGCGGTGCGCGTAAAAGACGTCGAAGAGGCGCAGCGCCGCATAGTAGAGCAGGTCCAAGCCCTAGCCGAGGGCGGGGCATTCCAAATAGGCGAAGCCGATGAGATGATAGAATGA
- the fliF gene encoding flagellar basal-body MS-ring/collar protein FliF: protein MDFKTAVQQIGQVYHNLSLRQRLVAAGSIVLVVGFLVFLSIYKSSNEGYDGYSVLFENTSAADSALIIQQLEKDKVKYKILNEGTILVPNSDVYRERISIASLGILKDGKVGFEIFDKQEFGATDAEQKVKFQRALEGELARTIESLAPINKAIVRIAIPKETLFTERATPPSASIVLNLKDGQSLNLKQIAGIKNLVAAAVANLKPEQVKIVSQDGVPLGEEDGEYDSDQITQQIRYKRDAEHNLEEKIINVLSPIVGGADKVVAKVTIDFDFARKDSQSESFDPNSVARSEQNIEEKRQGSKEAEVQGVPGAVSNIGPVEGLQDNKMKELYSKSSSTTNYEISKKVERVKDQFAKIKRLSAAVVVDGKYENKKDENGNPTKEIAYVPLDENQLARIDALIRQAICFDQNRGDEITVSNFEFQRQDGQTPASKVNSFFELYVVPFLPILKYLFAAVLLYIFYKKVIVPFMAKMLEDIKEEEPELPDSDDQLGDSEDTLEKFQAARKKVEEQLGIGDNFNEDDLRYDVLLEKMKLIAQERSDEIAVLLQDLVKNDSDFSNRKDF from the coding sequence ATGGATTTTAAAACCGCAGTTCAGCAAATCGGCCAGGTCTATCACAACCTCTCGCTAAGGCAGCGTCTAGTCGCCGCGGGCTCGATCGTGCTCGTGGTCGGGTTTTTGGTATTTTTGAGCATTTATAAAAGCTCAAACGAAGGCTACGACGGATATAGCGTCCTTTTTGAAAACACCTCCGCCGCGGACTCTGCGCTGATAATCCAGCAACTTGAAAAAGATAAAGTAAAATATAAAATTTTAAACGAGGGCACGATTTTAGTGCCAAACTCGGACGTTTACCGCGAGAGGATTTCGATCGCGTCGCTTGGTATTTTAAAGGACGGCAAGGTCGGATTTGAGATTTTCGATAAGCAAGAATTCGGCGCTACAGACGCCGAGCAAAAGGTCAAATTTCAGCGTGCGCTCGAGGGCGAGCTAGCCCGCACGATCGAAAGTCTAGCGCCGATAAATAAAGCCATCGTGCGCATCGCGATACCCAAAGAAACGCTTTTTACCGAGCGAGCTACGCCGCCAAGTGCGTCTATCGTGCTTAATTTAAAAGACGGACAGAGCTTAAATTTAAAACAAATCGCGGGCATTAAAAATTTAGTCGCCGCCGCGGTGGCAAATTTAAAACCCGAGCAAGTAAAAATCGTAAGCCAGGACGGAGTGCCGCTTGGCGAGGAGGACGGCGAATACGATAGCGATCAGATCACTCAACAGATCCGCTATAAACGCGACGCCGAGCACAATCTCGAAGAAAAGATCATAAACGTCCTATCGCCTATCGTGGGCGGAGCGGATAAGGTCGTGGCAAAGGTCACCATAGATTTCGACTTTGCCAGAAAAGATAGCCAAAGCGAGAGTTTTGATCCAAACTCCGTGGCTAGAAGCGAGCAAAATATCGAAGAAAAGCGCCAAGGCAGCAAAGAAGCCGAAGTGCAAGGAGTGCCGGGAGCCGTGAGTAATATCGGTCCGGTCGAAGGCCTGCAAGATAATAAAATGAAAGAGCTCTACTCGAAAAGCTCGTCTACGACAAACTACGAGATATCAAAAAAAGTCGAGCGCGTCAAGGATCAGTTTGCCAAGATAAAACGCCTAAGCGCCGCGGTCGTCGTGGACGGAAAATACGAAAATAAAAAGGACGAGAACGGAAATCCGACCAAAGAGATCGCCTACGTACCGCTTGATGAAAATCAACTCGCGCGTATAGACGCGCTCATTCGTCAAGCCATCTGCTTTGATCAAAACAGAGGCGATGAGATCACGGTGAGCAACTTTGAGTTCCAGCGTCAAGACGGACAAACTCCTGCCAGCAAGGTAAATTCGTTTTTCGAGCTTTACGTAGTGCCGTTTTTACCGATCCTAAAATACCTTTTTGCCGCGGTTTTACTCTATATCTTCTACAAAAAAGTCATCGTGCCGTTTATGGCCAAGATGCTTGAAGATATCAAAGAAGAAGAGCCTGAACTCCCGGATAGCGACGACCAGCTGGGCGATAGCGAAGATACGCTGGAGAAATTCCAAGCCGCCAGGAAAAAGGTTGAGGAACAGCTGGGTATCGGCGATAACTTTAACGAAGACGATCTGCGCTACGACGTATTGCTGGAAAAGATGAAGCTAATCGCACAAGAGCGTAGCGACGAGATCGCCGTGCTGCTTCAGGACTTGGTCAAAAACGATTCGGATTTTAGCAACCGTAAGGACTTTTAA